From Paracoccus aminovorans, one genomic window encodes:
- a CDS encoding extracellular solute-binding protein encodes MIMPFLRHAPMALLLALLPIQAPAQEQGEGQAQKPATIVSHGISVFGTPELPADFKHLRYVNPDAPKGGEISEWFSGGFDSYNPYTHRGRAALLSNAPLEPLMEGTADESGTAYCLLCETIEYPESRDWVIFHLRPEAKFSDGTPLTAHDVLFSFELLRDKGLSSYRTIISKIVAKAELIDDHTIKFIFRPDYPRRDVIQSVGGQIVFSREDFRKNKRDIEQSSAVPFVGSGPYVFDRADMGRSVTYRRNPDYWGKDLPINVGRHNFDKIRVEYFGDYDSAFEAFKAGVYTFRNEASSIHWATRYDFPAMQSGAVKKETLVDGSIASGQGWVFNLRRPKFQDIRVREAIGLLFNFEWSNETLFYGLYKRVNSPWENSPLMAEGKPGEAELALLKPLAKDLPPSALTEDAAMQPVGSKTQLDRRNVRQAAQLLDEAGWKTGSDGLRRNAKGEVLRVEFLNDSATFDRVINPYVQNLRAAGIDAVNARVDDAEMTTRTRSHDFDMVTSQLQQGYFLTGDTEQTFGSENVGDVFNPMGLANPAIDKLIEQGIAARTEDEMLTVAHALDRSLRALHFWVPQWFKGEHTVAYYDIYGHPETLPPYALGELDFWWYDADKAEKLKQSGALR; translated from the coding sequence ATGATCATGCCCTTCCTGCGACATGCCCCGATGGCCCTGCTGCTGGCATTGCTGCCCATCCAAGCCCCGGCGCAAGAGCAGGGAGAAGGGCAGGCGCAGAAGCCTGCCACCATCGTCTCGCACGGCATATCGGTCTTCGGCACGCCGGAACTGCCGGCGGATTTCAAGCATCTGCGCTATGTGAACCCCGACGCGCCCAAGGGCGGCGAGATTTCGGAATGGTTCAGCGGCGGCTTCGACAGCTACAATCCCTATACCCATCGCGGCCGCGCGGCACTGCTGTCCAACGCCCCGCTGGAACCGCTGATGGAGGGCACGGCGGACGAAAGCGGCACCGCCTATTGCCTGCTCTGCGAGACCATCGAATACCCCGAAAGCCGCGACTGGGTGATCTTCCACCTGCGGCCCGAGGCGAAATTCTCGGACGGCACGCCATTGACCGCGCATGACGTGCTGTTTTCCTTCGAGTTGCTGCGCGACAAGGGCCTGTCCTCGTATCGCACGATCATCTCGAAGATCGTCGCCAAGGCCGAGCTGATCGACGACCATACCATCAAGTTCATCTTCCGGCCGGATTATCCGCGCCGCGACGTGATCCAGTCGGTGGGCGGCCAGATCGTGTTCTCGCGCGAGGATTTCCGCAAGAACAAGCGCGACATCGAACAGTCGAGCGCGGTCCCCTTCGTCGGCTCGGGGCCCTATGTCTTCGACCGCGCCGACATGGGCCGCTCGGTCACCTATCGCCGCAACCCGGACTATTGGGGCAAGGACCTGCCGATCAACGTCGGCCGGCACAATTTCGACAAGATTCGCGTCGAGTATTTCGGCGATTACGACAGCGCCTTCGAGGCGTTCAAGGCCGGCGTCTATACCTTCCGCAACGAGGCGAGCTCGATCCACTGGGCCACGCGCTACGACTTCCCGGCCATGCAATCGGGCGCCGTGAAGAAAGAGACGCTGGTCGACGGCTCGATCGCCTCGGGGCAGGGCTGGGTCTTCAACCTGCGCCGGCCCAAGTTCCAGGACATCCGCGTGCGCGAGGCCATCGGGCTTTTGTTCAACTTCGAATGGTCGAACGAGACGCTGTTCTACGGGCTTTACAAGCGGGTGAACTCGCCCTGGGAAAACAGCCCGCTGATGGCCGAAGGCAAGCCCGGCGAGGCCGAGCTGGCGCTGCTGAAGCCTCTGGCCAAGGACCTGCCGCCCTCGGCCTTGACCGAGGATGCGGCGATGCAGCCGGTGGGCAGCAAGACCCAGCTCGACCGGCGCAACGTGCGCCAGGCCGCGCAGCTTCTGGACGAGGCCGGCTGGAAGACCGGCTCGGACGGGCTGCGCCGCAACGCCAAGGGCGAGGTGCTGCGGGTTGAGTTCCTGAACGACAGCGCCACCTTCGACCGGGTGATCAATCCCTATGTACAGAACCTGCGCGCCGCCGGGATCGACGCGGTGAACGCCCGCGTGGACGATGCCGAGATGACGACCCGCACCCGCAGCCACGATTTCGACATGGTGACGAGCCAGCTGCAGCAGGGTTATTTCCTGACCGGCGACACCGAGCAGACCTTCGGCTCGGAAAACGTGGGCGACGTGTTCAACCCGATGGGGCTGGCGAACCCGGCCATCGACAAGCTGATCGAGCAGGGCATCGCCGCCAGGACCGAGGACGAGATGCTGACCGTCGCCCATGCCCTGGACCGCAGCCTGCGCGCGCTGCATTTCTGGGTGCCGCAATGGTTCAAGGGCGAGCATACCGTCGCCTATTACGACATCTACGGCCACCCCGAGACCCTGCCGCCCTATGCGCTGGGTGAGCTTGATTTCTGGTGGTATGACGCCGATAAGGCCGAAAAGCTGAAACAATCCGGCGCGCTGCGCTAG
- a CDS encoding c-type cytochrome: MFDTMTVTKAAGALIGSLLFLLLMDWAASGIYHIGPSGHGEGEEHAQAYTIPVEDAGGDAGGEAADAGPDFATVLASADAAAGEKVFGKCKACHKLDGSDSTGPHLNGVVGRPVASAAGFNYSDGMKGHVADAPDWTPEALQEFLTSPKTVVKGTKMAFAGLPKVEDRANLIAYLETQK; the protein is encoded by the coding sequence ATGTTCGATACCATGACCGTCACCAAGGCAGCCGGGGCTTTGATCGGCTCGCTTCTGTTCCTTCTGCTGATGGACTGGGCGGCCTCGGGCATTTATCACATCGGGCCTTCCGGCCATGGCGAGGGCGAGGAGCACGCCCAGGCCTATACCATCCCGGTCGAGGATGCCGGCGGCGACGCTGGCGGCGAAGCCGCGGATGCGGGTCCGGACTTCGCCACGGTCCTGGCTTCGGCCGATGCCGCCGCAGGCGAAAAGGTCTTCGGCAAATGCAAGGCCTGCCACAAGCTCGACGGCAGCGACAGCACCGGCCCGCACCTGAACGGCGTTGTCGGCCGCCCGGTCGCCAGCGCGGCGGGCTTCAACTATTCCGACGGCATGAAGGGCCATGTCGCCGACGCGCCGGACTGGACGCCCGAAGCGCTGCAAGAGTTCCTGACCAGCCCCAAGACCGTCGTGAAGGGCACCAAGATGGCCTTCGCCGGCCTGCCCAAGGTCGAGGACCGCGCCAATCTGATCGCCTATCTGGAAACCCAGAAGTAA
- a CDS encoding microcin C ABC transporter permease YejB encodes MAAYILRRLLLIIPTLIGIMLVNFTLTQFVPGGPIEQIIARVQGEGDALRNITGGGDAQAAQSTEYAGARGIPPELLDQLEVQMGFARIACTPAHEGEPDLRSPDCHKEKIGAAQRFLIMLGNYLRFDFGTSFFRSISVIDLVLEKMPVSITLGLWSTLIAYLISIPLGIRKAVRAGTAFDTWTSGIIIVGYAIPAFLFAVLLMVLFAGGSYWQIFPLRGLTSDNFADLSLWGKVKDYLWHITLPVLATTISSFATLTLLTKNSFLDEINKQYVMTARAKGLTERRVLYGHVFRNAMLIVIAGFPAMFLGVFFGSSILIETIFSLDGLGRLGFEAAVQRDYPVIFGTLYVFGLLGLLVGILSDLMYVLVDPRIDFERRAG; translated from the coding sequence ATGGCAGCCTATATCCTGCGGCGTTTGCTGCTGATCATACCCACGCTGATCGGCATCATGCTGGTCAATTTCACGCTGACCCAATTCGTCCCGGGCGGTCCGATCGAGCAGATCATCGCCCGCGTCCAGGGCGAGGGCGACGCGCTGCGCAACATCACCGGCGGCGGCGATGCGCAGGCGGCGCAATCGACCGAATATGCCGGCGCCCGCGGCATCCCGCCCGAGCTGCTGGACCAGCTGGAAGTGCAGATGGGCTTTGCCAGGATCGCCTGCACGCCCGCGCATGAGGGCGAGCCCGACCTGAGATCGCCCGATTGCCACAAGGAAAAGATCGGCGCCGCGCAGCGCTTCCTGATCATGCTGGGCAACTACCTGCGCTTCGATTTCGGCACCAGCTTCTTCCGCTCGATCTCGGTCATCGACCTGGTGCTGGAAAAGATGCCGGTCTCGATCACGCTGGGGTTGTGGTCGACGTTGATCGCCTATCTGATCTCGATCCCGCTCGGCATCCGCAAGGCGGTGCGGGCCGGGACCGCCTTCGACACCTGGACCAGCGGCATCATCATCGTCGGCTATGCCATCCCGGCCTTCCTGTTCGCGGTGCTGCTGATGGTGCTGTTCGCCGGCGGCAGCTATTGGCAGATCTTTCCGCTGCGCGGCCTGACCTCGGACAATTTCGCCGACCTCAGCCTGTGGGGCAAGGTCAAGGACTATCTCTGGCACATCACGCTGCCGGTGCTGGCGACCACCATCTCCAGCTTCGCCACGCTGACGCTGCTGACCAAGAACAGCTTCCTGGACGAGATCAACAAGCAATACGTCATGACCGCCCGCGCCAAGGGCCTGACCGAGCGCCGCGTGCTTTACGGCCATGTCTTCCGCAACGCAATGCTGATCGTGATCGCGGGCTTTCCGGCGATGTTCCTGGGCGTGTTCTTCGGATCAAGCATCCTGATCGAGACGATCTTCTCGCTCGACGGCCTTGGCCGCCTGGGCTTCGAGGCGGCGGTGCAGCGCGACTATCCGGTGATCTTCGGCACGCTCTACGTCTTCGGCCTGCTGGGCCTCTTGGTCGGGATCCTCTCGGACCTGATGTATGTGCTGGTCGATCCGCGCATCGACTTCGAGCGGAGGGCCGGCTGA
- a CDS encoding bifunctional 2',3'-cyclic-nucleotide 2'-phosphodiesterase/3'-nucleotidase: MSQTSAPPVAADAPACMDLRIMATTDLHMHVLGYDYFADRASDRLGLSRAAALIAKARAQAANCLLFDNGDALQGSPMGDYLAESGGIGPRRPHPAIAAMNALRYDAATIGNHDFSFGLGFLRASLEGANFPVVSTNLHPRRPLPVCPHLLLERRFLDRQNQVRRLRIGVLGFLPPQTVDWEPALRPEIAVSDILDAARDGIAALRQRGADLVIALSHSGIGALEPAPMMENAATALAALPGIDLVVAGHTHRVFPSAGHPGGPGIDAARGTLAGKPAVMPGFWGSHLGLIDLRLEREGATWRIAGFACWAEPVGPGSDHPAVVAPALSAHRQTLRHFRRRIGKTDCPLSSYFALIGQDPGLRLVAMAQRWHVRRALRGTRWQDLPILSAAAPFRAGGRGGPQHYTDVPAGRLTLRNIADLYLFPNRLCAIRLTGAEAREWLERSASLFLRVRPGMPDQPLIDPEFPSYNFDVIDGLDWQIDLSRPPRYAPDGRLAHADSHRIAAMTHRGRPVTADQPFILVTNSYRLSDCGLFAGVACGRPVLLDSTARTREVLRRYVAQRRVLAPDSRIGWSFSPLPGTSVLFETSPAAADHLDRLDAQVEPAGLGPDGFLRLRLHL, translated from the coding sequence ATGAGCCAGACCAGCGCCCCGCCCGTTGCGGCCGATGCCCCCGCCTGCATGGATCTTCGCATCATGGCGACGACGGACCTGCACATGCATGTGCTGGGTTATGACTATTTCGCCGACCGCGCTTCGGATCGGCTGGGGCTGTCGCGGGCGGCGGCGCTGATCGCAAAAGCGCGAGCGCAGGCGGCGAACTGCCTGCTCTTCGACAACGGCGACGCCCTGCAGGGCAGTCCGATGGGCGATTACCTGGCCGAATCGGGCGGGATCGGTCCGCGCCGGCCCCATCCCGCCATCGCCGCGATGAACGCGCTGCGCTATGATGCCGCGACCATCGGCAACCACGATTTCAGCTTCGGCCTGGGCTTCCTGCGCGCCAGCCTCGAGGGCGCGAATTTCCCGGTCGTGTCCACCAACCTGCACCCGCGCCGGCCGCTGCCGGTCTGTCCGCATCTGCTGCTGGAACGCCGCTTCCTCGACCGGCAGAACCAGGTGCGGCGGCTGCGCATCGGCGTTCTGGGCTTCCTGCCGCCGCAAACCGTCGACTGGGAGCCGGCCCTGCGCCCCGAGATCGCCGTGTCGGACATCCTGGACGCCGCGCGCGACGGCATCGCCGCCCTGCGCCAGCGCGGCGCCGACCTGGTGATCGCGCTCTCGCACAGCGGTATCGGCGCGCTGGAGCCCGCGCCGATGATGGAGAACGCGGCCACCGCGCTGGCGGCCCTGCCGGGTATCGACCTGGTCGTCGCCGGCCATACGCACCGGGTGTTCCCCTCGGCCGGCCATCCGGGCGGGCCGGGCATCGACGCCGCACGAGGCACCCTTGCCGGCAAGCCCGCGGTGATGCCCGGCTTCTGGGGCTCGCATCTGGGGCTGATCGACCTGCGGCTGGAACGCGAGGGCGCGACCTGGCGCATCGCCGGCTTCGCCTGCTGGGCCGAGCCGGTCGGTCCCGGCAGCGACCATCCTGCCGTCGTGGCCCCGGCGCTCTCTGCCCATCGCCAGACCCTGCGGCATTTCCGCCGCCGCATCGGCAAGACCGACTGCCCGCTCAGCAGCTATTTCGCCCTGATCGGCCAGGATCCGGGCCTGCGGCTGGTGGCCATGGCGCAGCGCTGGCACGTGCGGCGCGCGCTGCGCGGCACACGCTGGCAGGACCTGCCGATCCTGTCGGCGGCGGCCCCCTTTCGCGCCGGCGGCCGCGGCGGGCCGCAGCATTACACCGACGTGCCCGCGGGCCGGCTGACGCTGCGCAACATCGCCGACCTCTACCTGTTCCCGAACCGGCTCTGCGCCATCCGCCTGACCGGGGCCGAGGCCCGTGAATGGCTGGAACGCTCGGCCAGCCTGTTCCTGCGGGTCCGGCCGGGCATGCCCGATCAGCCGCTGATCGACCCCGAGTTCCCCAGCTACAATTTCGACGTCATCGACGGGCTGGACTGGCAGATCGACCTCAGCCGCCCGCCGCGCTACGCCCCGGACGGGCGGCTGGCCCATGCCGACTCGCACCGCATCGCGGCCATGACCCATCGCGGCCGGCCGGTGACGGCGGATCAGCCGTTCATCCTGGTGACGAACAGCTACCGGCTGTCGGATTGCGGGCTGTTCGCCGGCGTCGCCTGCGGCCGGCCGGTGCTGCTGGACAGCACCGCCCGCACCCGCGAGGTCCTGCGCCGCTATGTGGCGCAACGCCGGGTGCTCGCCCCCGATTCCCGCATCGGCTGGAGCTTCTCGCCCCTGCCCGGCACCTCGGTCCTGTTCGAGACCTCGCCCGCCGCGGCCGACCATCTCGACCGTCTCGACGCCCAGGTCGAGCCGGCAGGACTGGGTCCGGACGGCTTCCTGCGGCTGCGGCTGCATCTGTGA
- a CDS encoding type II toxin-antitoxin system HicB family antitoxin has translation MNNVVEINGEKAVIAFDPEIQMLRGEFVGLNGGADFYAESVHDLIEEGRKSLAVYLEMCREKGIEPRRKFSGKFNVRLTPDDHAAAVIAAAASGKSLNEWIVGTIREAAE, from the coding sequence ATGAACAATGTCGTTGAAATCAATGGCGAGAAGGCGGTTATCGCTTTCGATCCCGAGATTCAGATGCTGCGCGGTGAGTTTGTCGGCCTCAATGGCGGGGCCGACTTCTATGCCGAAAGCGTCCACGATCTGATCGAGGAAGGCCGTAAGTCGCTGGCCGTCTATCTCGAAATGTGCCGGGAAAAGGGCATCGAGCCTCGTCGGAAGTTCTCTGGCAAGTTCAATGTCCGCCTCACGCCTGACGATCATGCCGCAGCAGTCATTGCCGCCGCAGCATCGGGCAAGAGCCTGAATGAATGGATCGTCGGGACCATCAGGGAGGCCGCTGAGTAG
- a CDS encoding recombinase family protein translates to MTASTVPLRAALYLRVSTARQAEHDVSIPDQKRQGEAYCASRGLQLVEAFVEPGASATNDRRPEFQRMIEAGTSRPAPFDVVVVHSFSRFFRDHFELEFYVRKLAKNGVKLVSITQEMGDDPIHVMMRQIMALFDEYQSKENAKHVMRALKENARQGFWNGSLPPIGYRTVAAEQRGAKTKKKLEIDPLHADTVRLIYRLALEGDGTTGQMGVKNIVSYLNSRRIFTRDGGRWGIGQVHRILTRRTYMGEHEFNKRSKTKELKPVSEIVTVPVPPIIDKETFDAVQKLLKARNPKVMPARVISGPTMLTGLIHCAKCGGAMTIRTGKGGRYRYYSCSMKARQGPTACEGMAVPMEKLDDLVANHLEKQLLQPERLETVLAAALDRREEHAERRREHIAELNKRAAESELRLKRLYDAIEGGVTDLDDPALKDRIDGLKAIHDQAKADADRAQAMLQNTGQKAVTPEMLRKFAATARDRIRLDGGGYRRDHLRALAQRVEVAEGEFASWDRSPGCYRRLWREVA, encoded by the coding sequence ATGACCGCTTCCACCGTGCCGCTACGCGCCGCCCTTTACCTGCGCGTCTCGACGGCGCGGCAGGCTGAGCATGACGTTTCCATTCCCGATCAGAAGCGGCAGGGCGAAGCCTATTGCGCGTCACGCGGGCTGCAACTGGTCGAAGCCTTCGTCGAACCCGGCGCATCGGCGACCAATGACCGCCGCCCCGAGTTCCAGCGCATGATCGAGGCGGGAACGTCCAGGCCCGCGCCATTCGATGTTGTCGTGGTCCATTCTTTCAGCCGGTTCTTCCGCGACCACTTCGAGCTTGAGTTCTATGTCCGCAAGCTGGCGAAGAACGGCGTCAAGCTGGTTTCGATCACACAGGAAATGGGGGATGACCCCATCCACGTCATGATGCGGCAGATCATGGCGCTGTTCGATGAATACCAGTCCAAGGAAAACGCCAAGCACGTCATGCGGGCCTTGAAGGAGAACGCGCGGCAAGGCTTCTGGAACGGCTCGCTTCCCCCTATCGGCTATCGCACCGTCGCCGCCGAGCAGCGCGGAGCCAAGACCAAGAAGAAGTTGGAAATCGACCCGCTGCACGCCGACACGGTGCGGCTGATCTATCGCCTAGCCTTGGAGGGCGATGGCACGACAGGCCAGATGGGCGTCAAGAATATCGTCTCCTATCTCAACAGCCGTCGCATCTTCACCCGCGACGGCGGGCGCTGGGGCATCGGTCAGGTTCACCGCATCCTGACCCGCCGCACCTACATGGGCGAGCATGAGTTCAACAAGCGATCCAAGACCAAGGAATTGAAGCCGGTCAGTGAGATCGTCACCGTTCCCGTTCCGCCGATCATCGACAAGGAGACCTTTGACGCAGTTCAGAAGCTGCTCAAGGCGCGCAATCCGAAGGTCATGCCCGCCCGCGTCATCAGCGGCCCGACCATGCTCACCGGCCTGATCCATTGCGCCAAGTGCGGTGGAGCCATGACCATCCGCACCGGCAAGGGCGGGCGCTACCGCTACTATTCCTGTTCGATGAAAGCGCGGCAGGGGCCGACCGCCTGCGAGGGCATGGCGGTGCCGATGGAAAAGCTAGACGATCTGGTCGCCAACCACCTTGAAAAGCAGCTTCTACAGCCCGAGCGGCTGGAAACCGTTCTTGCCGCCGCGCTTGACCGCAGGGAAGAACACGCCGAGCGCCGTCGCGAGCATATCGCCGAGTTGAACAAGCGAGCCGCCGAATCGGAATTGCGCCTTAAGCGGCTCTATGACGCCATCGAGGGAGGCGTTACCGATCTGGACGATCCGGCGCTGAAAGACCGCATCGACGGCCTCAAGGCCATCCACGATCAGGCCAAGGCCGACGCCGACCGAGCGCAGGCGATGCTCCAGAACACAGGACAGAAGGCCGTGACGCCGGAAATGCTGCGTAAGTTCGCCGCAACAGCCCGCGACCGTATCCGGCTGGATGGCGGCGGCTATCGCCGCGACCACCTGCGCGCGCTTGCACAGCGTGTCGAGGTCGCCGAGGGCGAGTTCGCATCATGGGATCGAAGTCCCGGCTGCTACAGACGCTTGTGGCGGGAAGTGGCGTAA
- a CDS encoding ABC transporter permease, translated as MAMSELNRRRLRNFRRNTRAFWSLILFTILFVASMFAELIANDKPIVVSYRGGLYFPVYKFYPETAFGGDFGTEAIYTDPGVQCLIVTGGRQECWDDPEGTEKLARDTGEVGGEAVEKGWMIWPAIPYHYRTINNVGTAPSAPDAAHWLGTDDTSRDVLARVIYGFRLSILFTLIVTAVSSVIGIAAGAVQGYFGGRTDLFLQRMLEIWGSTPSLYVIIILFAILGRSFWLLVFVSILFGWPALVGVVRAEFLRARNFEYVRAARALGVSDRTIMFRHILPNAMVATLTMLPFVVTGVISSLAALDYLGYGLPTSAPSLGELALQAKQNLQAPWLGFTAFFTFAIMLSLLVFIFEGVRDAFDPRKTFR; from the coding sequence ATGGCGATGTCGGAACTGAACCGCCGCCGGCTGCGCAATTTCCGTCGCAACACGCGCGCCTTCTGGTCGCTGATCCTATTCACCATCCTGTTCGTGGCCTCGATGTTTGCGGAGCTGATCGCCAACGACAAGCCGATCGTGGTCAGCTACCGGGGCGGGCTGTATTTCCCGGTCTACAAGTTTTACCCCGAGACTGCCTTCGGCGGCGATTTCGGCACCGAGGCGATCTATACCGATCCCGGCGTGCAATGCCTGATCGTCACTGGCGGCCGGCAGGAATGCTGGGACGACCCCGAGGGCACCGAGAAACTGGCCCGCGACACCGGCGAGGTCGGCGGCGAGGCGGTCGAGAAGGGCTGGATGATCTGGCCCGCCATCCCTTATCACTACCGCACCATCAACAATGTCGGCACCGCGCCAAGCGCGCCCGATGCCGCGCATTGGCTCGGCACCGACGACACCTCGCGCGACGTGCTGGCGCGGGTGATCTACGGCTTCCGGCTGTCGATCCTGTTCACGCTGATCGTGACCGCCGTCAGCTCGGTGATCGGCATCGCCGCCGGCGCCGTGCAGGGCTATTTCGGCGGCCGCACCGATCTGTTCCTGCAACGGATGCTGGAGATCTGGGGCTCGACGCCTTCGCTCTACGTCATCATCATCCTGTTCGCGATCCTGGGACGCAGCTTCTGGCTTCTGGTCTTCGTCTCGATCCTGTTCGGCTGGCCGGCGCTGGTCGGCGTGGTCCGGGCCGAGTTCTTGCGGGCGCGCAACTTCGAATATGTCCGCGCCGCCCGGGCGCTGGGGGTCAGCGACCGCACCATCATGTTCCGCCACATCCTGCCCAATGCCATGGTGGCGACGCTGACCATGCTGCCCTTTGTCGTCACGGGCGTGATCTCGTCGCTGGCGGCACTGGATTATCTGGGCTACGGGCTGCCGACCTCGGCGCCGTCGCTGGGCGAGCTCGCGTTGCAGGCCAAGCAGAACCTGCAAGCGCCCTGGCTGGGCTTCACCGCCTTCTTCACCTTCGCCATCATGCTGTCGCTGCTGGTGTTCATCTTCGAGGGCGTGCGCGACGCCTTCGACCCAAGAAAGACCTTCCGATGA
- a CDS encoding prephenate dehydratase produces the protein MSQTPSQNVIAFQGEPGAYSHQACRLYRPQMEALPCRTFEDTIEAVRGGRAELAMLPVENSTYGRVADIHHLLPESGLHIVDEGFVRVRISLLAVPGTTLSEVAEAMSHPVLLGQCRGFLRRHGIRSLVGADTAGSALEVARRGEKALAALAAPLAGEIYGLDELAAGIEDRQNNTTRFLVMAPQPDFSRRNNADGESAMITSFVFRVRNIPAALYKALGGFATNGVNMTKLESYMVDGVFTATQFYADIEGHPEDPHVARALEELDYYTSSLNILGVYPADPLRAAQLREQGA, from the coding sequence ATGAGCCAGACCCCCAGCCAGAACGTGATCGCCTTCCAGGGCGAGCCCGGCGCCTACAGCCATCAGGCCTGCCGCCTCTACCGGCCGCAGATGGAGGCCCTGCCCTGCCGCACCTTCGAGGACACCATCGAGGCGGTGCGCGGCGGCCGCGCCGAACTGGCCATGCTGCCGGTCGAGAACTCCACCTATGGCCGGGTCGCCGACATCCACCACCTGCTGCCCGAAAGCGGGCTGCACATCGTCGACGAGGGCTTCGTGCGCGTCCGCATCAGCCTGCTTGCGGTGCCCGGCACGACGCTTTCCGAGGTCGCCGAGGCGATGAGCCACCCGGTGCTGCTGGGCCAGTGCCGCGGCTTCCTGCGCCGGCACGGCATCCGCAGCCTGGTCGGCGCCGATACCGCCGGCTCGGCGCTGGAGGTGGCGCGGCGCGGGGAAAAGGCGCTGGCAGCGCTGGCCGCGCCGCTGGCCGGGGAAATCTATGGCCTGGACGAGCTGGCCGCCGGGATCGAGGACCGCCAGAACAACACCACCCGCTTCCTGGTCATGGCGCCGCAGCCGGACTTCAGCCGCCGCAACAATGCCGACGGCGAGTCCGCGATGATCACCAGCTTCGTCTTTCGGGTGCGCAACATCCCGGCCGCGCTCTATAAGGCGCTCGGCGGCTTCGCCACCAACGGCGTCAACATGACCAAGCTGGAAAGCTACATGGTGGACGGGGTGTTCACCGCGACGCAGTTCTATGCCGACATCGAGGGCCACCCCGAGGACCCGCATGTCGCCCGCGCGCTGGAAGAGCTGGATTACTACACCTCCAGCCTGAACATCCTGGGCGTCTATCCGGCCGATCCGCTGCGCGCCGCGCAATTGCGCGAACAGGGCGCCTAG
- a CDS encoding type II toxin-antitoxin system HicA family toxin produces MKKRHRATLELIFARPVNGSIRWTDIEALFVSLGAEVSEREGSRVGVFLFGEVRVFHRPHPSPDTDKGAVASIRKWLDEHGVKP; encoded by the coding sequence ATGAAAAAGCGTCACAGAGCCACGCTGGAACTGATCTTCGCCCGCCCGGTCAATGGTTCGATCCGCTGGACCGACATAGAGGCGCTGTTTGTGAGCCTCGGGGCGGAAGTCAGTGAGCGGGAAGGTTCGCGCGTCGGCGTGTTCCTGTTCGGCGAAGTGCGCGTCTTTCATCGCCCGCATCCCTCACCGGATACGGACAAAGGTGCGGTTGCCAGCATCCGTAAATGGCTGGACGAACACGGAGTAAAGCCATGA